GTATCAtgtaacattttaataataaactttTATATAGAATAGATGTGGTATTGTTAGATATATAATTTAAGCTTAAGATTGATCGATTGATATTTTACTGCTCAAACTATTGCTCTAATATACTTTTTACCATTATTAAATAAAGAGtatttttaagagagatttattaaataacgcataaataattaagatttatttatattttagattaaaaaaattgttatttatatacaAAATCAGAGGAAATAAGCcatatgataaattgataatacgaataaaaaaaaaccatgtgATTCTatcttattcttatttataagacttaattatctaatttattaaaattcaaaaagtattaatttaacataacaataattttgttttaaattaatatattttttcaaaaatatctttgttattaatatttttgtctcTTCTAAATGTTTCTTAATTTAACATCTCTTTTAACAAGGAATAAATACAATTTCAAAGTTTATCTTATAAATAGAACCGGATGTAGTAATAATGATAAActagtaacaatttttttagtaaaataaattattttctttactgAAATCTTCCTAATccttttgtaataatttattttttatatagactacatatatatttttattgaagacaattttgttttagCCAATGgaactcagtttttttttattaaactagaGGCTTGAACAATCTATTAACTATATtagtactaaaaaaattgtgataataTAATGACCATACCTGAAATTAGTCagttttaaatgttaaaaaaacacaagctaaattcaaataaaaaataaatcaaaatcaaaattgaagatATTTATAAGGAACAAAAACTACCCACGTTTTCAGACTGCAAAATATCAGCACGTTCGGTCATTCGATCGTTATCTAGTTTTATACGAAAGTTGTGAAAAGCCCAATCCTCTTCTTTTGGCAAGTACTTAAATATTTCTTTGATagagtaatatttatttataacaaaaaaattataaaatattatattaacaaaattttataatttttattttatgtcacatcatttattatatattatatattttaatttttttatttcctactattaatttattaaatgtttttttcaagtacaaaatttaaaattaagggtatatgttattatttaaataaattaagtaatcaatcaaataaaattattaattaattaaaattaactaattgatTGTCAAAGTTATTATGTTCAGTATATATTAGAAGAAACAGAGAAACATTTTGCGCCACTgtgaattaaataaaacataaaattaaagtgAGGGAGGAAGTTCACTACTAATGTCAATGCTAACTTTTTGGCATTTAtacattcagaaaaaaaaaaactttttggtATTTATCATGGTATTAAGCTAGCTTGGGAAATAGTCTTCTGTTCTATTCTCTGTGATAGTCAAATTCCCAAAACACTTCAACTGAAAGGATATTTtcgaaatagttttttttttctaacagaGGATGTTAAAGAAACTAACGGAAAATTTAAAAAGGATGTAAAatgtcatatattttaatttatcaggAGATGGAAGTGTAGTTTTTAACTTAAGAAGGAAGAGTAGTTTAATAGTCATATCCCTCATAGGAGGGGAATGTAATTTAgtctaaattaattaatccacaattaattttttagttgaaCCACGCTAATTTAGAGTTTttcattacattaaaaaaatatgtaagagAGACTTTAATAATCAGTAATTTGCTAGCTTGAATCCTACCAAGGATGAActtgatttaattattaaaaaatatccaaaattattttcaattttaaaaataataattttcataaaaatcctttcaaattatgattatttttataaaaatagaaagtaatattttcaaatttgattttttcttcttctgaaatatataaaaaattaataattaataaatagcattttgctgataaaaaataaaagaaatgaattaataagtcttttcaaattttaaatgttccTTGTTCCTAAAAagcttattttctatttttgaaataaaaaattccttTTCTCATAACAGTAAAATatgatttcaaattataaaattttcccttttaataaatactaaaaaaatattttcgaatttcaagtttttttccttggaaaaaaatttaaataaataaataaaaaaagaaaatgtgtgtcttttcaattttcaaatctttcacttaaaaattgaaattttttacttaaaaaaagtcgaatccaaaaaatatttttccttttttactcCTATATAAAaaccaattttttattatctttaatttcaaaatgcaaaactaacagtaataataattaaaactctTGACTtttgattgcaacaaaaatcACACGCTAAAATAATCAAGTAAAACAATACGAATAATTTCCGATGAAAGCCATAAAAATATCTATTGAAATCCGTTTAGTTATCTTCCAATGATCCCCAATGCTAGATGTcttgttttaattgataattgatagtCAAATTTGACCCGCAAATTGTTTAGAGATGAAGACAAGAAAAACCAATGAGTGTGTATCATTTTGTTTTAGTCATTGTCTTAGtatatttaacattttctgAATCCGAACTGAGGAGTAGCAAAACTGACATAGTTCAGACTTCAGACTTCCCATTCCAATTTCCAAGTTTTTCAAAGAAGGTGAGTGATGAGCATGGAGCATTTGCCAGGAGAATTGGTGTCCAACGTGCTCTCAAGGTTACCATCGAAGGTGTTGCTTCTATGCAAGTGCGTGTGCAAGTCCTGGTTCGATCTCATAACCGATCCTCATTTTGTTTCCAATTACTATGTTGTCTACAACAGTCTTCAAAGCCAAGAGGAGCATCTCTTGGTAATTCGAAGACCCTTTTTTTCTGGCCTCAAAACTTACATTTCTGTTCTTTCTTGGAACACCAATGACCCCAAAAAGCATGTTTCTTCTGATGTTCTAAACCCTCCCTATGAATACAACTCTGACCACAAATACTGGACCGAAATCTTGGGTCCTTGCAATGGCATATACTTTTTAGAAGGCAATCCTAATGTCTTGATGAACCCTTCATTGGGTGAGTTCAAGGCTTTGCCTAAATCCCATTTCACTAGCCCACATGGGACTTACACTTTCACTGATTATGCTGGCTTTGGCTTTGACCCCAAAACCAATGACTACAAAGTTGTGGTGCTCAAAGACCTTTGGTTGAAGGAAACAGATGAAAGAGAAATTGGGTATTGGAGTGCTGAGTTGTATAGCCTCAATTCAAACTCTTGGAGAAAACTTGATCCCTCTCTTCTCCCTCTTCCAATTGAAATCTGGGGGTCTTCTCGGGTTTTCACTTATGCCAACAATTGCTGCCACTGGTGGGGCTTTGTGGAAGATTCTGGTGCAACACAAGATATTGTTCTTGCATTTGACATGGTCAAAGAATCGTTTAGGAAGATAAGGGTACCAAAAGTTCGTGATTCTTCTGATGAAAAGTTTGCAACTTTGGTACCCTTTGAAGAATCTGCTTCAATTGGGGTCCTTGTTTACCCTGTGAGGGGAGCAGAGAAAAGCTTTGATGTGTGGGTGATGAAGGATTATTGGGACGAAGGGTCTTGGGTGAAGCAATATAGTGTTGGACCAGTGCAAGTGAATCACAGGATCGTGGGGTTTTATGGGACTAATCGGTTTCTTTGGAAAGACAGCAACGAAAGATTGGTGCTTTATGATTCGGAGAAAACAAGGGATCTTCAGGTTTATGGGAAGTTTGATTCTATAAGGGCCGCTAGGTACACAGAAAGTCTTGTTTCACTTCATAGAGGAAATGAGTTTAGTCATAAGTGTTTTTCGTGTAGTTTGGTTCCTGACCCTCTGCTACATGATAGTGAgtatcttttttcattttaattcctGTATCTCTGCTGAAActtgattttagtctttaaactttaattttgattaatttgattcttaaattaaaaaaaaaaatagtttttgtcCTTCCTTAAGGTGAAAATGGTCTCTGTGAAGGACCAAAactactactttttttttttagtttaagaaccaaattaatcaaaattaagtaTAGAGAGTCTTAAATTAAGCTGGTTTTAGTCTGAGACTATGCTTTTGGTCTGCTTTGTAGCTTGTAGATCAGCCTTGCTAGTTAGTTGTCACAGATTGCTGTAATTGGCTGATTACATAATTCGATAAatgtcatttttgtttgttttgaacgTTATACTTTGGATCTTGCAATTGTCGAACGTGCATCAACTCAATTCCCTTAAGAGTTACACGattgaagaaaattgaaaaagaaatactACTACTATTGAAGAAAGTTGAAAAAGAAATACCAGTACCTTGTCCATTTCTGCTTCTTTTGCGGGTTGCGGAAAGTGTTCCAATTTAATGCTGGTCCTAAGTCCTAACCAAGTTATCAAGATTCAAGCCGTGGCTTGCAGGTAATATTTAACTCTCTGTTTAGACTTTAGATGAAAAAATTTCGGTAGCAGAAAATTTTCTCTCCTCTGACTTAACCGcgttaattttattagtattttttttttgccttgatttatcaagaaaaaagattttaattaattttgaatttgatcgaaaaataaataaagacaaaaaattatttcttccaaagattaaatttaaataatatttaaacaatttaattttaactttaatatattaattagtttgtATTCCAAGGTATAAGTTATTTAGAAGATTGGTTGATTAGTTTCTGGTAGAAGATTGGTTGATTAGTTAAAGTGCCTTGTAATTAATAACTATTAGCATTAGTATTGGTATACGTTTtctaaatcaataattaaaatgacgCGATCCATCACCTTTGAGAAAACCAGAAATTTCATCCAGGACGGCGAAAGAGTGGCTTGGATAGATTAACGTACTTTTTGTCGTCAACACTGATTTCCTATTTTATAGTAACGCActtcttcaaaatttaaatacaagtataattaattaattaattaaaacattaattaatatcatttagttttattatttatatttaaaaataaatttttttaaataattttcattaaaacttgatattaaaaattataaaaacaatgaaaataaaatatcacttaattgaagaatattttttagatagtatcattaaatagtataaaattagttacaatttatttatatttaagtctattttttatttcttatatttaggTACAGAGAAAGtaagttttttatattaaatattatatatatatatatatatatatatatatatatatattaattagctTTTACTAACTCTACCATATTATAGTTGAACTTAAGCTACCacttatacttaaaaaaaagactaaggacccatttatttgagaatatgttttttttttacttttaattataaaatcatatcattttttaatttttttttcttatttttaaattttgaatagaaaatagagaaaacataaaataattattttcactatttttagtacaaatatttgcaaaaatagattaaaataaataaaaaataacagttttataattacaagtataaaaaatgataaacataaaatactttttaaagtaATCGTCCCTAATGGTATCCttggatgaaagaaaaaaaaattagaaaagaaagaaaacacaaaaaatgatatatttttattgtttagttacagaaaatgaaaaaaagaagataaaaagattgacgtatagaaataaaaattttaaatttaattttttttcaatttaaatttaattttttttctttcctttaatgGAAACGGAGGATAAACATCCAAACACCAAAAAAGAGAGTTTAAACTCAAAATAATATGTCCCCATGCTAGTCTTTTTATGATCCGTTTTCCCAtgctatattttaatttcattacttTAATAACAGAAAGATAATGCCTCGTCAGCGAAGATAAGTGATAGCGATGCGGCTGCGGGTccaagtaataaataatttagatcTTTTCAGATGCGATGCGAATGAGATTTTGAAATATGTGAGTGACAAAGTATATGACAAacagtttaaattaatttaaattaataagaaatttcCGATGCCAAAGTTTTACGACaaaaagctgaaaataaataaatgtattttcaaCATGTGGGATAGATAATAATTGAGTCGCatccactaaaaaaaaataaaataataactgaGTATCATTTTcaagcatttattatttttttggtggccatttcaatcatttttttttgcgttactctttaatttttatttttttatgtatggtTATGAGTGATTtcaagaatttatttttattttcggtggccatttcaagaatttgaAGGGAGTATAAATACAAGCAATTGGATCTACCACGGTTCACGGaatgtatttttcatttgaaatggCAATcagattatttaattttattggctATGCATACGAAGACACAAAAGGCAAAAAGTCTTTAAAACATTACCAAACACAAATTTTAGGGTTTCACCAGAGGCTTCTTAGAAGCAAATGTAAGTTCAAGTGTAAATCTAATGAGACAAACAAGAATATTGCCTTGGAGATTGATAATGACAAGAATGAGAACGAAGGGAAAGGTAGGAAAAACTTCCCAACCATGGAGGGgatattccttttttttcattttgagggTGGATGATTTAGAAATCCAGATAAGGAGATTCCTCCTCCACCCATACCAAAGGAGGATGCTGAGAGATATCAAGAAATTCCTATCTCTAATGAGGAGTTTAATGATTGATTCAAGCCTCGGAAAAGATCGCTAATGATTACGGCATTAGGGAAGCCAAATTGAATAAAGTTTGGGCTAGAAAGGGTTCAATCAAGATCATAGACGTGCCAAGGGATTATTTTCAGGTTTTGTGCATTTCAATGAAGGACTATAATCACGCATTGATGGAGGGACCATGCATGGATGGTGGTTGAACGtaacattatattattatccaaaGGTGGAGGCCATTCTTTTTGGCATATACGAATGTTGGTCATAGAGTTACAGTGTGGACTTATATTCTTGTCTTCCTGAATTTCCCATTGAACTTTTTAATGATCAATTTCTTTGGCAATTGGCTTTCACCTTATGTGAGATGTTGAAGATTGAGAAAGTTACAACTATCCAAGTGAGAGGGCGTTTTGCAAGAATATGTGTAGAATTGGACCTAGATAAGCCTTCATCCCAAAATTATTGCAATGGGTTACAATAGGAAGGTTTAcacttaatttgttttaattgtggGAACTACTGTCATAGATAAAAAATTtcctttggaaaaaaaattcaacttagTGGAAGTGCATCGAGATGATTTTTGTAACatggttgattgtcaatttttcaATAACTCGTACTCTATAGTACATCACATAGTAAGACTTCACTCAATATTTTTGTTGGTTAGAATCCTCTAccgattataattttttgtaggtaGTTTTTTTCGAGATATCAACAATTTTCTTCGACTGTTTTCAAGATCAATAAGTACTCTCGTAAATCAACACAAGACTTGGGAGACTTGTATGATGGTTTtgaatattataaaagaaaaagtctCATTGATTGGGATAGTTTTGGCTTGTAATATGAACTTTCAAAGTAATTAACAACAGATGAAAGTCTTCCAAGCATAAGCTTGAGCCAAATGCGCTTGTCAAGtgcaattcttttttttttttttacgttttatttattaaaatttctttgagaaattattttgaaaagtttaatgtTTGAGGATTaacaatgtaaaattttttGACTAtcagcttttattttttttcattatgtcTCCTTAGTTGAAAAAAAGACACTTCATGCCTCTAtcttgtttaaaaaagaaaaaatagttaagaaaaaacAGTGATAATAGTCTTTTTAAGGAAATGATACACGACAATATAGTTaggtttatgaaaaaaaaaacaattatctatATTGAAGGTTAATtcaggaataaaaaatatatagaaataattgtctttattaatagttatagattatTGTACCAATTACCTTAATCACGGTTTAattaattgtcatttaattttaaatggtcataaagCGTCCAACCAGTATTATGTATATGATTCGTTCAAACCATGTTTTACACGCGGAGAATTATCTCACctcttttatcttcttttgtTTTACTCTTCTTTGTTTATGGGTTTGAATTTTCGTCCTTGTTAATTTTATAACCTTGGAATGACCGAGAAATTCATATTATATCATGAGAGTTTTACACACGGAGAATTATCTCACCTCtcttaacttc
The Glycine max cultivar Williams 82 chromosome 16, Glycine_max_v4.0, whole genome shotgun sequence genome window above contains:
- the LOC100793988 gene encoding F-box associated protein translates to MSMEHLPGELVSNVLSRLPSKVLLLCKCVCKSWFDLITDPHFVSNYYVVYNSLQSQEEHLLVIRRPFFSGLKTYISVLSWNTNDPKKHVSSDVLNPPYEYNSDHKYWTEILGPCNGIYFLEGNPNVLMNPSLGEFKALPKSHFTSPHGTYTFTDYAGFGFDPKTNDYKVVVLKDLWLKETDEREIGYWSAELYSLNSNSWRKLDPSLLPLPIEIWGSSRVFTYANNCCHWWGFVEDSGATQDIVLAFDMVKESFRKIRVPKVRDSSDEKFATLVPFEESASIGVLVYPVRGAEKSFDVWVMKDYWDEGSWVKQYSVGPVQVNHRIVGFYGTNRFLWKDSNERLVLYDSEKTRDLQVYGKFDSIRAARYTESLVSLHRGNEFSHKCFSCSLVPDPLLHDSEYLFSF